One window from the genome of Trichoplusia ni isolate ovarian cell line Hi5 chromosome 13, tn1, whole genome shotgun sequence encodes:
- the LOC113500149 gene encoding uncharacterized protein LOC113500149 has translation MEDVYTIKVKTKPDTRNLYPSERRYSASTVSGLAWVHIALAATSFLLACLALVNPNANLQNQNTTDNAYKYNGINGPIQNDENFSNYENENETQINSNAESNFKLSENVNGSSLNLDNSTDINGNKNDSNYILVVAPALITIFGLAAGVTSILASVRWYIDHNITWLFVMSCLSTLISLTSFIMIAVWFITTSEGDITEFYKDKVPFKEYFVIKHDAVIVRNESHMIVALNTPVDKADTPNLFTKRVLSINILIAAFLELLWSILSVKISYKGMRNTYKDDNERRQGNCISVVTKIKGNDTRKLPRNGKLIPPKPDLIDHYPSRKIKKIFLAQSDNGFYLKNHGNKNKQTETSSEFYKERMMNFLNRCASLEALSNPEMSQSVHSEALNPIPEGVTIEHVSRDPVSEIKDRMTPISWGDNSDHTVYNQNTLNLDKIFKFIPNTKIDSGNENE, from the coding sequence ATGGAAGACGTGTATacaattaaagttaaaacaaaacctGATACGAGGAATTTGTATCCGTCTGAGAGGCGATACTCGGCGTCGACGGTGTCGGGACTCGCGTGGGTGCATATTGCATTGGCCGCCACATCCTTCCTACTCGCTTGTTTAGCTCTAGTGAACCCTAACGCGAACCTACAGAACCAAAACACAACAGACAATGCTTATAAATACAACGGAATTAACGGACCAATACAAAATgacgaaaacttttcaaattacGAAAATGAGAATGAAACTCAAATAAATTCGAACGCTGAATCGAATTTTAAACTGAGTGAAAATGTGAACGGAAGTTCATTAAATTTAGACAATAGTACGGATATTAACGGGAATAAAAATGACAGTAATTACATATTAGTGGTGGCACCGGCGTTGATCACTATATTCGGTCTCGCAGCTGGTGTCACAAGTATCCTAGCGTCAGTTCGCTGGTACATAGACCACAACATCACCTGGCTATTCGTTATGTCATGTTTATCAACCCTGATTTCTCTGACATCCTTTATAATGATCGCCGTTTGGTTCATAACAACCTCGGAGGGCGATATAACAGAATTCTACAAGGACAAAGTGCCTTTCAAAGAGTATTTCGTGATTAAACACGACGCGGTTATTGTTAGAAACGAGTCACATATGATAGTCGCGTTGAACACGCCGGTAGACAAGGCTGATACACCGAATCTGTTTACAAAACGAGTGCTGTCAATAAACATTCTTATAGCAGCGTTTTTGGAACTACTCTGGTCGATTTTAAGCGTCAAAATTTCTTATAAAGGCATGAGAAATACTTATAAGGACGACAATGAAAGACGGCAAGGGAATTGCATATCAgttgttacaaaaattaaagGGAATGATACTCGAAAATTACCTCGAAACGGTAAACTAATACCTCCAAAACCTGACTTGATAGACCACTATCCGAGCAGGAAGATTAAGAAGATATTCCTCGCGCAGTCCGACAACGGTTTCTATTTGAAAAATCAtggcaacaaaaacaaacagacgGAAACCAGTTCTGAGTTTTACAAAGAACGAATGATGAACTTCTTGAATCGTTGCGCGTCGTTAGAAGCTTTATCGAACCCGGAGATGTCACAAAGCGTTCATTCAGAAGCTTTGAATCCAATCCCAGAAGGGGTCACTATAGAGCACGTGTCCAGAGACCCAGTAAGTGAAATCAAGGATAGAATGACCCCAATAAGCTGGGGAGATAACTCAGATCACACAGTTTACAACCAAAACACACTGAATTTAGACAAAATCTtcaaattcataccaaatactaaAATCGATAGTGGAAATGAAAACGAATGA
- the LOC113499972 gene encoding cyclin-dependent kinase 6, which produces MSGASTSQSPPPMASISDVSALFQNAKKYEELNVIGTGAYGTVYKARDLHNGGQIVAMKKVKVALTEDGIPLSTLREIALLRQLEAYRHPNIVRLLDVCHGGQSLERDQQLVLFLVFEHVDQDLESFLKRAPGPLSQNIIRSMSFDILSGIDFLHSHRIVHRDLKPHNLLVTSTGRVKLADFGLAKTYDTDMKLTSVVVTLWYRPPEVLLGAAYNTAVDVWSAGCVLAQLQARAPLLPGASDSDQLHCIFRLIGRPPRQEWPENVSIMLDSFPDYQAQDLGKIIPRTHPHALDLIKGMLVFDPAKRLTALDCLQHPYFTEEPLT; this is translated from the exons ATGTCGGGTGCCAGTACTTCCCAAAGCCCACCGCCAATGGCTTCGATAAGTGATGTTAGTGCTTTATTTCAAAACGCAAAAAAGTACGAGGAACTAAATGTAATTGGCACAG GAGCCTACGGTACTGTATACAAAGCCAGAGACCTCCACAACGGCGGCCAGATTGTGGCCATGAAGAAAGTGAAGGTAGCTTTGACGGAGGATGGAATACCACTGTCTACATTAAGAGAAATAGCTCTGTTGAGGCAGCTAGAGGCTTACAGACACCCTAATATTGTTAG ACTTCTGGACGTGTGTCATGGTGGTCAGTCTCTAGAGCGCGACCAGCAGCTGGTGCTGTTCCTGGTCTTTGAGCATGTAGACCAGGATCTGGAGTCATTCCTCAAGAGAGCACCGGGGCCATTGTCACAGAATATCATCAGG AGCATGTCATTCGACATACTATCCGGGATCGACTTCCTCCACTCCCACAGGATAGTCCACCGGGATTTGAAGCCACACAACCTCCTGGTCACATCGACTGGACGCGTCAAACTCGCAGACTTCGGACTTGCGAAAACTTACGACACGGATATGAAACTAACTAGCGTG GTGGTGACGCTGTGGTACCGTCCGCCGGAGGTGCTGCTGGGCGCGGCCTACAACACGGCGGTGGACGTGTGGTCGGCGGGCTGCGTGCTGGCGCAGCTgcaggcgcgcgcgccgctgctGCCCGGCGCCTCCGACTCCGACCAGCTGCACTGCATCTTCAG GTTAATAGGCCGCCCACCGAGACAAGAGTGGCCTGAAAACGTGTCTATAATGCTAGACAGTTTCCCTGACTATCAGGCCCAAGACCTAGGCAAGATCATACCTAGGACACACCCACATGCCCTAGATCTTATCAAA GGTATGCTAGTCTTTGACCCGGCGAAGCGGTTAACAGCACTAGACTGTCTCCAACACCCGTACTTCACAGAGGAACCACTTACATAA